A portion of the Granulosicoccus antarcticus IMCC3135 genome contains these proteins:
- a CDS encoding DUF6500 family protein, whose translation MSPELRQRIIQVCDQKVGSKGAGVGLSFYAFFQNRNDNPQELMSAATWWIQAHELDHFEKAVKIREMVLSELRCSQD comes from the coding sequence ATGTCGCCAGAGCTAAGACAGAGAATCATTCAGGTATGTGATCAGAAAGTCGGATCCAAAGGTGCAGGAGTCGGATTGTCTTTCTATGCATTCTTCCAGAACAGAAATGACAATCCTCAAGAGCTAATGAGTGCCGCCACCTGGTGGATCCAGGCGCATGAACTGGATCATTTCGAAAAAGCTGTAAAGATCCGGGAAATGGTTTTGTCCGAGTTGCGATGCTCACAGGATTGA
- a CDS encoding response regulator, whose translation MGCTILAVGLSAAEFVRFNENRAFERNFRDQTQKLVSMVSATSLDAILSEDRPVLDTTIAQLVENDKDVEAVSIFNENDEVLTQWRKSDYINPEQSMDFTHDVLLEGESFGRIEVTWNVQRQQSEIRSYALRIYLYAAGISIVLALLVVGLINGLVVTPIRLIHNHLLLLQANKASDDLDVIASRELMDLGSSVNELGNILELRKQKELELEEASLAKSEFLANMSHELRTPMNGVLGMLSLLKGTSLDPEQTEQVKIATTSGRSLLTLINDILDFSKVEAGKLEFESIDFNLEELVEGCAISMSEQANSKKLEILCNLHGDLKQYVNGDPTRVRQVLTNLMGNAVKFTNQGDVKVTVKLLKETKAGSRLLFTVSDTGVGIKESVQETVFQSFAQADGSTTRKYGGTGLGLAISRRLIEGMGGKIGLSSKPGEGSDFWFELTLPSSGNTLTEKAQQKLVSARRVLLVEEKPSSALLIQTLLAELSLSAVVVSGGKKALEHIRQAQALNQLPDLLLFNAQLADMPGDVFARCIDGDPAFDLIRLVPMAYVTEQIQELYPHNNSRIAAQITKPVKRSELGLILERAMQDDYQEVEVEDHCKEARREAYSHINILVVEDNAVNQEVAIGMLEKIGFSADVADNGQEGLDALESGSYDLVLMDCQMPVLDGYAATRSLRLRESASGQTGERIPVIALTANAMTGDAEKCISAGMDDYLSKPFEEHALEEKIVFWMSTRLSELTVSDTDSYDQAA comes from the coding sequence ATGGGTTGCACAATTCTGGCTGTCGGATTGTCGGCTGCCGAGTTTGTCCGTTTTAATGAAAACCGGGCTTTCGAGCGTAACTTTCGTGACCAGACACAAAAACTGGTATCGATGGTTTCAGCCACCTCACTGGATGCAATACTCAGTGAAGATCGCCCGGTGCTGGACACCACGATCGCGCAGCTGGTAGAGAACGATAAAGATGTTGAAGCGGTCAGCATTTTCAATGAGAACGACGAAGTTCTGACTCAATGGAGGAAGAGCGACTATATCAATCCTGAACAATCCATGGATTTCACCCACGATGTATTACTCGAAGGCGAATCATTTGGCCGCATCGAGGTGACCTGGAATGTTCAGCGTCAGCAGAGTGAGATACGTAGTTATGCGTTAAGAATATATTTATACGCAGCTGGCATATCCATCGTGTTGGCCTTACTCGTTGTTGGACTCATTAATGGACTTGTAGTCACGCCCATCCGACTCATTCACAACCACCTGTTGCTACTTCAGGCCAACAAGGCCAGTGATGATCTTGACGTGATCGCCTCTCGCGAGCTGATGGATCTTGGCAGTTCGGTCAACGAGCTTGGCAATATTCTCGAACTGCGCAAACAAAAGGAGCTTGAACTCGAAGAAGCCTCATTGGCGAAATCAGAATTTCTCGCAAATATGTCGCATGAGCTTCGCACTCCAATGAATGGTGTATTGGGTATGCTCTCTCTTCTCAAAGGTACATCGCTGGACCCGGAACAGACAGAACAGGTAAAGATCGCCACCACCTCGGGACGATCCTTGTTGACGTTAATCAACGATATTCTGGATTTCTCCAAAGTCGAGGCTGGCAAACTGGAATTTGAATCCATCGACTTCAACCTCGAAGAACTGGTCGAGGGTTGTGCCATCTCCATGTCGGAACAGGCCAATAGCAAAAAACTCGAAATCTTATGTAATTTGCACGGTGATTTGAAACAGTACGTCAATGGTGACCCCACACGTGTCAGACAAGTACTGACCAACCTGATGGGTAATGCCGTGAAGTTTACCAACCAGGGCGATGTAAAGGTCACTGTCAAACTTCTCAAGGAAACAAAAGCCGGATCACGACTGCTGTTTACCGTTTCGGATACGGGAGTCGGCATCAAGGAGTCGGTACAGGAAACGGTATTTCAATCCTTCGCACAGGCAGATGGTTCAACTACACGAAAATATGGTGGAACCGGCCTTGGTCTGGCGATCAGTCGTCGCTTGATCGAAGGTATGGGAGGCAAGATCGGGTTGTCATCCAAACCAGGAGAGGGAAGCGATTTCTGGTTCGAACTGACACTCCCTTCCTCTGGCAATACATTAACCGAAAAGGCACAACAGAAACTGGTTAGCGCCAGACGTGTTCTGCTAGTCGAAGAGAAACCTTCCTCTGCCCTGCTGATACAAACATTGTTGGCGGAACTATCGCTGTCCGCTGTCGTAGTATCCGGCGGCAAGAAAGCGTTGGAACATATTCGTCAGGCGCAAGCCTTGAATCAGCTTCCTGACCTGCTGCTGTTCAATGCTCAGTTGGCTGACATGCCCGGTGATGTCTTTGCTCGTTGCATTGATGGAGACCCAGCCTTTGACCTCATAAGACTGGTGCCTATGGCCTATGTAACCGAACAGATTCAAGAACTGTATCCGCATAACAACTCCCGTATAGCCGCTCAAATAACCAAACCGGTCAAGCGTTCTGAACTGGGATTGATTCTTGAAAGAGCCATGCAGGATGACTACCAGGAAGTGGAAGTCGAAGACCATTGCAAGGAGGCCAGACGTGAGGCTTATTCACATATCAACATACTGGTTGTCGAGGATAACGCCGTCAATCAGGAAGTGGCTATCGGGATGCTCGAGAAGATCGGATTTTCTGCCGATGTTGCAGACAATGGACAGGAAGGTCTGGATGCACTGGAGAGCGGCTCCTACGATCTGGTTCTGATGGACTGCCAGATGCCAGTACTGGACGGCTATGCCGCCACAAGGAGTTTACGGTTGCGAGAAAGTGCTTCCGGACAAACAGGTGAGCGTATCCCGGTCATCGCACTAACAGCGAATGCCATGACTGGCGATGCAGAGAAGTGCATTTCCGCAGGCATGGATGACTATCTGTCCAAACCTTTTGAAGAACACGCACTTGAAGAAAAGATTGTTTTCTGGATGTCGACCCGCCTGTCTGAACTGACAGTGTCGGATACCGACTCCTACGATCAGGCTGCATGA
- a CDS encoding hybrid sensor histidine kinase/response regulator — protein MTVDKSVGRQVAARKGRSVHLRMLLALLVCVFAFVLLISMKLDLPAWKIVWYDENGVSVVVLKALGQLRNELAILGLVALGGLLYLFHTGNEQGDSSHEELPHWSGRGEALELLDSMSSEGSHQRLDLAGPRGHDYSNSGEQSDRESDPDTMSEDRTSRFRGKNEDAQLQIATDELTRVRKELISCRQQLDVANQAKAQFLANMSHELRTPMNGIMGMTDLLLGGALSAREERFVNSIAASSNSLLAIINDLLDYSKIESGILQLEHGRFSVRDCVEDICTSLATTAHAKNVELICYVDSNVPAQMDGDPSRVRQILQNLIANAVAFTHEGEVVVRVTRKQESKGKSQYHCDVQDTGEGISPEMQIHLFESFTQADLSNTREHGGLGMGLAITKELVTMMNGNITFRSRLGEGTRFSFTMELEDVPEGAGGSLRRRSLHGARVLVVDDNETNRTILYHQLSNWGLVVETVESGKVALQALRAAHDRDQGFDVLVLDLHMPEMDGIQLAKNIQAEPDFRHIQAIMLTSAILQLDGMELRKLGIYKYVSKPARQSVLHDSLASLMPHESGARLREDRVEQAGQVVRAGHEPVVSTLKPGARVLLVEDNPVNQDVAMGMLEQLGCEVVLATNGQSAVEMGNLEKYDIVLMDCQMPTMDGYEATHRMKLDGSLNAPTPVVALTANAMEGDREKCLEAGMDDYVSKPVRIQVLSNMIEKWVDQTPNEFNKEEHSKTPALLPSGAREDDLHSHSLNMDDGLDGLSSAGAETPSEPVPVQSDLSVQEKFDNSDDHLSATDATDATDVADVADVADVADVADAIIESTKLPEQDTTASEQLIVSEDNETKTVESIDNQQPAPSRTSASVINLKAISTIRGLQRPGKPDLLSKVISIYFEKTPEVLDVMTSAMAENDLGTVSDCAHSLKSSSAYLGADTLSTRCSKIEVAIKNGGGAELEELVAGIWAEYDLASAELGDIIQAA, from the coding sequence ATGACTGTCGACAAATCTGTTGGTCGACAGGTCGCCGCGCGCAAGGGCCGTTCTGTGCACTTGCGCATGTTGTTGGCGCTGCTTGTCTGTGTTTTTGCATTTGTGTTGTTGATCAGCATGAAACTTGATCTACCAGCATGGAAAATTGTGTGGTATGACGAAAACGGTGTAAGCGTAGTTGTGCTGAAAGCTTTGGGTCAGTTGCGCAATGAACTTGCCATATTAGGTTTGGTGGCCTTGGGTGGTTTGCTGTACCTGTTTCACACAGGGAATGAACAGGGAGACAGTTCACATGAGGAACTACCGCACTGGAGCGGTCGGGGAGAGGCCCTGGAGTTACTCGATTCCATGAGCAGCGAGGGATCACATCAGAGGCTCGATTTGGCTGGTCCGAGGGGGCACGACTATTCGAACTCTGGCGAACAATCTGATCGAGAGAGTGATCCGGATACGATGAGTGAAGATAGAACATCGAGATTTCGTGGAAAGAATGAAGACGCTCAATTGCAGATTGCCACCGATGAACTCACACGTGTACGCAAGGAGCTGATCAGCTGTCGTCAGCAGCTGGATGTTGCCAATCAGGCCAAGGCACAATTTCTTGCCAATATGAGCCACGAATTGCGTACACCCATGAATGGCATCATGGGGATGACGGATTTACTGCTTGGTGGTGCGTTGTCGGCTCGTGAGGAGCGGTTCGTCAATTCTATTGCTGCATCATCAAATTCGCTGCTTGCCATTATCAATGATCTGCTGGATTATTCAAAAATAGAATCTGGAATACTGCAGCTCGAGCACGGACGTTTTTCAGTGAGAGACTGCGTTGAGGATATTTGTACATCGCTGGCGACCACAGCGCATGCCAAGAACGTTGAGCTCATCTGTTATGTTGACTCTAATGTGCCCGCTCAAATGGACGGTGATCCGAGTCGTGTTCGACAGATACTGCAGAACCTGATCGCCAATGCCGTTGCCTTTACGCATGAAGGCGAAGTGGTTGTGCGAGTAACACGAAAGCAGGAGAGCAAGGGCAAGTCGCAATACCACTGCGATGTCCAGGATACGGGTGAAGGTATTTCACCTGAAATGCAGATTCACTTGTTCGAATCCTTTACGCAGGCAGATCTGTCCAATACTCGCGAACATGGCGGCCTGGGCATGGGATTGGCGATTACGAAAGAGCTGGTAACCATGATGAATGGCAATATCACCTTTCGTAGCCGATTGGGTGAAGGCACACGATTCAGCTTTACGATGGAGTTGGAAGATGTTCCAGAAGGTGCCGGTGGTTCTCTGCGTCGCCGCTCACTGCACGGAGCACGAGTATTGGTTGTTGATGATAATGAAACAAATCGCACCATCCTGTATCACCAGCTGTCCAATTGGGGTCTAGTGGTTGAGACAGTAGAAAGTGGCAAAGTTGCATTGCAGGCTTTGCGTGCAGCACATGATCGGGATCAGGGTTTTGATGTCCTGGTTCTGGATCTTCATATGCCCGAGATGGATGGTATTCAACTGGCGAAGAATATTCAGGCTGAGCCTGACTTTCGCCATATTCAGGCCATCATGCTGACCTCTGCGATTCTGCAACTCGATGGCATGGAATTGCGCAAGCTGGGGATATACAAGTATGTCAGCAAGCCTGCCAGACAGTCCGTGCTGCATGATTCTCTGGCCTCTCTGATGCCTCATGAAAGTGGTGCTCGTCTGCGGGAAGATCGGGTGGAGCAGGCAGGGCAGGTGGTGCGAGCGGGGCACGAGCCGGTAGTCTCGACATTGAAACCTGGAGCACGTGTACTTCTGGTTGAGGACAATCCGGTGAATCAGGATGTGGCCATGGGTATGCTTGAGCAGCTGGGCTGTGAGGTGGTTCTTGCTACCAACGGCCAGAGTGCTGTAGAGATGGGCAATCTGGAAAAGTACGACATCGTGCTCATGGATTGCCAGATGCCGACCATGGATGGCTACGAAGCCACTCATCGCATGAAGCTGGATGGCTCATTGAATGCACCTACCCCGGTGGTAGCACTGACAGCCAATGCAATGGAAGGTGATCGGGAAAAGTGCCTCGAGGCAGGAATGGATGATTATGTGTCCAAGCCTGTACGGATTCAGGTGTTGTCGAACATGATCGAAAAATGGGTTGACCAGACACCCAATGAATTCAATAAGGAAGAACACAGCAAGACCCCTGCCCTGTTACCTTCCGGTGCTCGCGAAGATGATTTACACAGCCACAGTTTGAATATGGACGACGGGCTTGATGGGTTGAGCTCGGCAGGTGCAGAGACTCCGTCCGAGCCAGTGCCGGTGCAATCGGATTTATCAGTTCAGGAAAAATTCGATAACAGTGACGATCATTTGTCTGCGACTGACGCGACTGACGCGACTGACGTGGCTGACGTGGCTGACGTGGCTGACGTGGCTGACGTGGCTGATGCGATCATTGAATCTACTAAGCTCCCAGAGCAAGATACGACTGCCTCCGAGCAGTTGATCGTTTCCGAAGACAATGAGACCAAGACGGTCGAGAGCATTGACAATCAGCAGCCAGCTCCGTCGCGAACCAGCGCTTCGGTTATCAACTTGAAAGCGATCAGCACGATTCGAGGGCTACAACGCCCCGGTAAGCCTGATCTGCTGAGTAAGGTTATTAGTATCTATTTCGAGAAAACACCCGAAGTGCTCGACGTCATGACATCCGCCATGGCCGAGAACGACCTGGGAACGGTATCTGATTGCGCCCATAGTCTGAAATCCAGCAGCGCTTATCTTGGGGCAGACACCCTGTCTACTCGGTGCAGCAAAATTGAAGTTGCCATCAAGAATGGCGGTGGAGCTGAGTTGGAGGAATTGGTTGCGGGGATTTGGGCAGAATATGACCTGGCATCTGCTGAGCTAGGTGACATCATTCAGGCAGCCTGA
- a CDS encoding TIGR00730 family Rossman fold protein — MRKLPTQNQMRRDARDKALTRDSWKIFQIMSEFVEGFQQLADLSPSVSIFGSARFKPDNPYYKYSEEISRLLSDSGFAVVSGGGPGVMEAANKGAFSGKSASVGLNIKLPHEQSGNPYQDISLNFKYFFARKVMFVKYASAYVVMPGGFGTLDEMAEILTLVQTGKSKRIPIILFGTQFWQGLLDWFESSLIEAGTISPGDMDLFQLTDDPQFVVDAIFDFYEGVELDQIVDDSQLMMDL, encoded by the coding sequence ATGCGAAAGCTACCCACCCAGAATCAGATGCGCCGGGACGCTCGCGACAAGGCTCTGACACGAGATTCCTGGAAAATTTTCCAGATCATGTCCGAGTTTGTCGAAGGCTTTCAGCAATTGGCGGACCTGAGCCCCTCTGTCAGCATCTTCGGTTCAGCCCGCTTCAAGCCTGATAACCCCTACTACAAGTACAGTGAGGAAATCAGCCGCTTACTGTCAGACTCCGGCTTCGCGGTAGTCAGCGGCGGTGGGCCGGGGGTTATGGAAGCAGCCAACAAGGGTGCCTTCAGTGGCAAATCGGCCAGCGTCGGGTTGAATATCAAGCTGCCACACGAACAATCGGGCAATCCGTACCAGGACATCAGCCTTAACTTCAAATATTTTTTCGCCCGTAAGGTGATGTTCGTCAAATACGCCTCGGCCTATGTCGTCATGCCCGGCGGCTTTGGCACTCTGGATGAGATGGCAGAGATTCTGACATTGGTTCAGACCGGCAAGTCCAAACGCATTCCCATCATCCTGTTCGGCACTCAATTCTGGCAGGGGCTGTTGGACTGGTTCGAATCTTCACTGATCGAAGCCGGCACCATCAGTCCAGGCGACATGGACCTCTTTCAACTCACGGATGATCCGCAATTCGTCGTTGATGCCATCTTCGATTTCTACGAAGGCGTCGAACTGGACCAAATCGTTGACGATTCACAACTCATGATGGATTTGTAG
- a CDS encoding PhnD/SsuA/transferrin family substrate-binding protein yields the protein MFLVSAFRTSLLLAGILVSIVSSAAIAEGTVRLNFGVYSSNKPSAMVKVYRPILRELEENMTRRLGQEVDIRMQIAKDYDQGISHLINGRVDFSAFGPASYLEAKRMNKDISILAIENVNNSKVVYGIIAVNQHSPISDIKELRGKSFAFGDEGSTIGRFLSQLELEQAGIRAGDLNRYEYLGRHDKVGTAVGAGSFDAGALNEKTFKKLVEAGEPIRELVRFPNVTKPWIARSGLDPKILVALRESLLEVNDKKTLAALKIDGFLDGDDSDYKVIRKAMGNNQAFFAERDDEAIHNAALARPDMSKIEPALHAAIDVNSQDIDMSNLVNITHTTNSTLITHANGGPDDHFVTLNISLPRTLFEPRDDKQAHRVVINLTIPETEADSTSNPANGH from the coding sequence ATGTTTCTAGTTTCCGCATTTCGAACCTCTTTGCTACTGGCAGGCATTCTCGTCTCCATCGTCAGCTCTGCTGCGATCGCCGAGGGCACTGTAAGACTCAATTTCGGGGTTTATAGCTCCAACAAGCCCTCGGCTATGGTGAAGGTCTACCGCCCCATCCTGAGAGAGCTGGAAGAGAACATGACCAGGCGTCTGGGTCAGGAAGTCGACATTCGCATGCAAATCGCGAAAGACTATGACCAGGGAATTTCACACTTGATCAATGGACGTGTGGATTTCTCGGCATTTGGTCCAGCGTCCTATCTGGAAGCCAAGCGAATGAACAAGGACATCAGCATTCTGGCTATTGAAAATGTCAACAACTCCAAAGTTGTATACGGCATTATCGCGGTCAACCAGCATAGCCCTATCAGTGACATCAAAGAGCTTCGTGGCAAGTCCTTTGCCTTCGGCGATGAGGGCTCAACCATTGGTCGCTTCCTTTCCCAACTCGAACTCGAGCAGGCCGGCATACGTGCCGGAGATCTCAACCGCTACGAATATCTTGGTCGTCACGACAAGGTGGGCACCGCTGTTGGTGCGGGCAGCTTTGATGCGGGCGCCTTGAACGAGAAGACTTTCAAGAAATTGGTTGAAGCTGGCGAACCGATCAGAGAGCTGGTTCGCTTTCCCAATGTAACCAAACCCTGGATTGCCCGCTCCGGCCTCGATCCGAAAATACTGGTAGCTTTGCGTGAGTCCCTACTGGAAGTCAATGACAAGAAAACACTTGCAGCACTGAAAATAGACGGGTTTCTGGATGGCGATGACTCCGATTACAAGGTCATACGCAAAGCCATGGGTAACAATCAGGCATTTTTTGCGGAACGAGACGACGAGGCCATTCATAACGCAGCTCTGGCCCGACCTGACATGAGCAAGATCGAACCTGCACTGCATGCTGCGATAGATGTGAATAGCCAGGATATAGACATGAGCAACCTTGTGAATATTACACACACCACCAACAGCACTCTGATCACTCATGCAAACGGCGGTCCCGACGATCACTTTGTGACACTCAATATTTCTTTGCCTCGCACCTTGTTTGAACCTCGCGACGACAAACAGGCACATCGCGTCGTCATCAATCTGACAATTCCAGAAACAGAAGCGGACAGCACGTCCAATCCAGCGAACGGGCACTAA
- the polA gene encoding DNA polymerase I: protein MSSTANIDSAADRPVILVDGSAYLYRAFHAMPPLTNAKGQPTGAIYGVVNMLRRLVADYQPTIMVVIFDASGKTFRDEIYTDYKANRASMPDDMRSQIKPLYEVVEKMGFPLVIIEGVEADDVIGTLSVQASLAGLKTVISTGDKDMAQLVNEHVSLVNTMTNTHMDVAGVKDKFGVAPERIIDYLALVGDTSDNIPGVPSCGPKTAVKWLDAHGSLQGVIDNAESVKGKIGEKLRDAVAHLPMSYDLATIRLDVELPQGIADMTLNEPDIEGLTALYQELEFKTWSRELAEGKSPLQKPRGGDGKAASGDADAAGVVSADVSDPVERRYETILTLDALDGWISRLEAAELFAFDTETTSLDYMVAEVVGVSFSVAEGEAAYVPLAHDYEGAPEQLDRQVVLERLRPLLEGDKRNLVGQHIKYDINVLRNHGIELVNVAHDTMLESYVIDSTATRHDMDSLARKYLDVATVKFEDVAGKGKKQLTFNQIEIEAASQYAAEDADITLRLHQVLWPRLVAEPVLQTLYETIEIPALLVLSHIEYTGVRIDAGMLEKQGAILAKTIEQVKLDAYADAGREFNLGSPKQIGEIFFDEKQFPIIRKTPKGQPSTAEDVLEQLALDYPLPKLILQHRSLTKLMSTYIEKLPLQINPKTQRVHTSYNQAIASTGRLSSTDPNLQNIPVRTEEGRRIREAFIAEDGYRLLAADYSQIELRIMAHLSGDKGLVSAFEQGLDVHKATAAEVFGVPLEAVEPDQRRSAKAINFGLIYGMSAFGLAKQLDIARGEAQSYINLYFERYPDVKRYMDETRALAKEQGYVETVFGRRLYLPDINARSAQLRNYAERTAINAPMQGTAADIIKRAMINVDDWLRKDKIDARIIMQVHDELVLEVKAGELESVGEQVEKLMIEAADLKVPLEVDVGIGNSWEEAH from the coding sequence ATGTCCAGCACCGCCAATATCGATAGCGCCGCCGACCGTCCCGTCATCCTGGTCGATGGTTCAGCGTATCTGTATCGGGCCTTTCACGCCATGCCTCCGTTGACTAATGCAAAAGGTCAGCCGACAGGCGCCATCTATGGTGTGGTCAATATGCTGCGTCGTCTGGTGGCCGATTATCAGCCCACCATCATGGTGGTGATCTTTGATGCCAGCGGCAAGACATTTCGTGACGAGATCTACACAGATTATAAGGCGAACCGGGCCAGCATGCCTGATGACATGCGCTCCCAGATCAAGCCACTCTACGAGGTGGTTGAGAAAATGGGATTTCCTCTGGTCATTATCGAAGGCGTCGAGGCCGATGATGTCATTGGAACTCTATCCGTACAGGCAAGTCTGGCAGGCTTGAAAACGGTCATATCCACCGGTGACAAGGACATGGCACAGCTGGTCAATGAGCATGTGAGCCTTGTCAATACCATGACGAACACCCATATGGACGTTGCCGGAGTGAAGGACAAGTTCGGTGTCGCCCCCGAACGCATCATCGATTACCTGGCATTGGTCGGTGATACATCTGACAACATCCCCGGTGTGCCTAGCTGTGGTCCCAAGACTGCCGTGAAGTGGCTGGATGCACATGGTTCTCTGCAAGGTGTTATCGACAATGCGGAGTCGGTCAAAGGCAAGATCGGCGAAAAGTTGCGTGATGCAGTCGCACATTTGCCCATGTCCTACGATCTGGCCACTATCCGGCTTGATGTGGAACTGCCGCAGGGTATCGCCGACATGACTCTGAATGAGCCTGATATCGAGGGCTTGACGGCGTTGTATCAGGAGCTGGAGTTCAAGACCTGGAGTCGTGAGCTGGCCGAAGGAAAATCACCGTTGCAGAAGCCACGTGGTGGCGATGGGAAAGCGGCCAGTGGCGATGCGGATGCTGCGGGCGTGGTGTCGGCAGATGTCAGCGATCCCGTCGAGCGTCGTTATGAAACCATTCTGACACTCGATGCTCTGGATGGCTGGATCAGTCGACTAGAGGCGGCTGAGTTGTTTGCCTTCGATACTGAGACGACAAGCCTGGATTACATGGTGGCAGAGGTGGTCGGTGTCTCATTTTCTGTAGCAGAGGGAGAAGCTGCCTATGTGCCATTGGCACACGATTACGAAGGTGCGCCCGAACAACTTGACCGGCAAGTCGTACTGGAGCGGTTGCGGCCTTTGCTCGAAGGAGACAAGCGCAATCTGGTGGGGCAGCATATCAAGTACGATATCAACGTCCTGCGCAATCATGGCATCGAACTGGTTAATGTTGCGCATGACACCATGCTGGAATCCTATGTGATTGATAGCACGGCAACACGTCATGACATGGACTCGCTGGCAAGGAAATACCTGGATGTCGCCACGGTCAAGTTCGAGGATGTCGCCGGCAAGGGCAAGAAGCAGCTGACTTTTAATCAGATTGAGATTGAAGCGGCTAGCCAATACGCTGCTGAAGACGCCGATATCACGTTACGCCTGCATCAGGTTCTCTGGCCAAGGCTGGTAGCAGAGCCGGTATTGCAGACCTTATATGAAACTATCGAAATACCTGCATTGCTGGTGCTATCCCATATCGAGTACACCGGTGTGCGAATTGATGCAGGAATGCTCGAGAAGCAAGGAGCCATTCTTGCCAAGACAATCGAGCAGGTGAAGCTGGATGCCTACGCAGATGCTGGGCGCGAGTTCAATCTGGGGTCGCCCAAGCAGATTGGCGAAATCTTCTTCGATGAAAAGCAGTTTCCGATCATTCGTAAAACACCGAAAGGACAGCCTTCCACGGCTGAAGATGTGCTTGAGCAGTTGGCGCTGGATTACCCGCTGCCCAAGTTGATATTGCAACACCGCAGTCTGACCAAGCTGATGTCGACTTATATAGAGAAGTTGCCATTACAGATCAACCCGAAGACCCAGCGTGTGCATACCTCCTACAACCAGGCCATTGCTTCGACGGGACGCTTATCCAGTACAGATCCGAATCTGCAGAACATACCGGTACGCACCGAAGAAGGTCGTCGTATACGTGAAGCCTTCATAGCGGAGGATGGTTACAGATTGCTGGCAGCGGATTACTCCCAGATAGAGCTGCGAATCATGGCGCATCTGTCTGGTGATAAAGGATTGGTCAGTGCGTTCGAACAGGGGCTGGATGTTCACAAGGCGACAGCCGCCGAAGTATTCGGTGTGCCTCTGGAGGCGGTCGAGCCGGATCAGCGTCGATCGGCCAAAGCCATCAACTTCGGACTAATCTACGGCATGTCGGCTTTCGGACTGGCAAAGCAGCTGGATATAGCGCGAGGCGAGGCTCAGTCCTATATCAATTTGTATTTTGAGCGTTATCCCGATGTAAAGCGTTATATGGATGAAACGCGTGCACTGGCCAAAGAGCAGGGCTACGTCGAGACCGTGTTTGGTCGTCGTCTGTACCTGCCGGACATCAACGCCCGCAGTGCACAACTGCGAAACTATGCTGAACGCACAGCCATCAACGCCCCGATGCAGGGCACTGCTGCCGATATCATCAAACGAGCGATGATCAATGTTGATGACTGGTTACGCAAGGACAAGATTGATGCCCGAATCATCATGCAGGTGCACGATGAACTGGTGCTGGAAGTGAAGGCAGGCGAATTGGAGTCGGTGGGCGAGCAGGTGGAAAAACTGATGATCGAAGCTGCTGATCTGAAAGTACCACTGGAAGTGGATGTTGGCATCGGGAATAGTTGGGAAGAAGCGCACTGA